The window GTTCTTTATTCTCTCAATTGAAATATGCCCTAATCTTTTGTGCCAAATAGTGGATGAAGTCTCATCTTGATTCAATCTCTTCTGTCCAATTAAATGTGCTACTCGACATGATTCCTTGCAATTCAGTCGAAACATCCCACCAATATGCAAACCATTCCCAATAATCTGAGAGTTTTTGTGAATTGAAAAGCCACTGTTATTTATTGAATATATAAAATCTTTCATAACTAGCTGACTAACTGATACTAAATTCCTTCGAATTGAAGGTACATAGCACACATTCTCAAGGTCTAATGTAAAACCAAACTCTAATTTTGTTCTAACTGTTCCAATAAACTCAACAGCAGCTCTTCCTCTATTCCCAACGATCACTGAGACTTCATCCTTTCTTGGCACTCTCTTGCTTGTGTAGCCATGTAAAGAGTTTGTCACATGTATTGAAGCACCACTGTCAAGCCACCAAGAATCTCGAGCATATTCAACATTATTTgtttcaaaacaaactaaaacttCACCTTTAAAAATCATAACATTACCTTTTCCCTTACCACTGTCAAGCCATTTTTTGTATTTCTGGCAATGTCTCTTCATATGTCCAGGTTTCTTGCAGAAGAAACATTTTCCCTTAACAGCTTTGGACCCTTTGTTTGCACCAATTTTGGAATGATGTGATGCTACTTTGTTGTGCTCCTGTTTTGCAGTGTTGTTATGGTGATCAGTTACCATGTTCacctttttctaaaaaaattccTACCTTATGTGTTGCTCCTCATGCACGCAAATTGCAATCAGTTCATTGAGGCTTCACTTCTCCTTTTGTTCATTGTATGTGCTCTTTAATTGTGAGTACTCATTCGGTAGTGATTTAAGTGCCACATGAACTAAGAAATGATCACTCATAGGAACTTTGAGGGCATTCAATTTAGCTCCAATATCTAGCAATTCTAATATATGTTCCCTCACACATCCCATACCATTATATCTTTTGGTCATAAGTTCATTCATGAGATTACCAGTTTCTGCCTTATCTGATTCTTTGAACTTCGAGTCAATAGATGCCAAGAACTCCTTGGCATTCTCGGATTCAGGAATGCCACCTCTCACTGTGTCAAACATAGATCTTTTAATCACCAAGAGAGTAATTCGATTAGCCTTCTGCCATCTTTCATATTTTGCTTTGACATCAACTGCAGCATCAGAAGCAAGTTCTGGAGGACAATTCTCTGTTGTTGCTATGTCTAAATCCA is drawn from Malus domestica chromosome 14, GDT2T_hap1 and contains these coding sequences:
- the LOC108172650 gene encoding uncharacterized protein; amino-acid sequence: MDLDIATTENCPPELASDAAVDVKAKYERWQKANRITLLVIKRSMFDTVRGGIPESENAKEFLASIDSKFKESDKAETGNLMNELMTKRYNGMGCVREHILELLDIGAKLNALKVPMSDHFLVHVALKSLPNEYSQLKSTYNEQKEK